A genomic stretch from Armatimonadota bacterium includes:
- a CDS encoding aminotransferase class I/II-fold pyridoxal phosphate-dependent enzyme, which produces MRRTTSARVELFAESVIREMTRLADLHGAINMAQGFPDSDPPPELVEAAVAAVRGEWNQYSITWGSPRLRRAIADKVAWSNGLEVDPERHITVTCGATEAMMATLLAVLDPGDEVVLFEPFYENYGPDALLAGAHLRYVRLDLTDPAMPFDPADLRAAFGQRTRAIIVNTPHNPTGKVFTRSELEQVAALCLEWDVLAITDEVYEHILYDGAVHISLAALPGMAERTVTVNSMSKTYSVTGWRVGWALTGNDAIADGIRRAHDFLTVGAPAPLQEAAVTAFNFPRDYYTGLGAFYQAKRNAMLEILTGAGFGCVVPRGAYYVMADFTGLCADDDVTFARRMASQVGVAVVPGSSFRSDPSARTPHVRFAFPKRPETLEEVRRRLGALAPRADG; this is translated from the coding sequence ATGAGGCGCACGACGTCTGCGCGTGTTGAACTCTTCGCCGAGTCGGTGATCCGTGAGATGACGCGGCTCGCCGACCTGCACGGGGCCATCAACATGGCGCAGGGCTTTCCGGACTCCGACCCCCCGCCGGAGCTGGTGGAGGCCGCCGTGGCCGCGGTGCGGGGAGAGTGGAACCAGTATTCGATCACATGGGGGTCCCCGCGGCTGCGGCGCGCGATCGCCGACAAGGTGGCGTGGTCGAACGGCCTGGAAGTGGACCCGGAGCGCCACATCACGGTGACCTGTGGGGCCACCGAGGCGATGATGGCCACGCTGCTCGCCGTCCTGGACCCGGGTGACGAGGTCGTCCTCTTCGAACCCTTCTACGAGAACTACGGCCCGGACGCGTTGCTGGCAGGCGCGCACCTTCGGTATGTCCGACTGGATCTCACGGATCCGGCCATGCCGTTCGATCCCGCTGATCTGCGTGCCGCTTTCGGGCAAAGGACGCGGGCCATCATCGTGAACACGCCTCACAACCCCACCGGCAAGGTCTTTACCCGTTCCGAGCTGGAGCAGGTCGCGGCCCTGTGCCTTGAATGGGACGTGCTGGCGATCACGGACGAGGTCTACGAGCACATCCTCTACGATGGGGCGGTCCACATCAGCCTGGCTGCGCTGCCCGGGATGGCGGAGCGCACCGTCACGGTCAACAGTATGTCCAAGACCTACAGCGTGACCGGCTGGCGGGTGGGATGGGCGCTGACCGGCAACGACGCGATCGCCGACGGTATCCGCCGCGCCCACGACTTCCTGACCGTAGGCGCGCCGGCACCGCTGCAGGAGGCGGCGGTGACCGCGTTCAACTTCCCGCGCGACTACTACACGGGCCTGGGCGCGTTCTATCAGGCCAAGCGGAACGCCATGCTTGAGATCCTGACCGGGGCCGGCTTCGGGTGTGTCGTGCCGCGCGGCGCGTACTACGTCATGGCCGACTTCACCGGCCTGTGCGCGGATGATGACGTGACGTTTGCGCGGCGTATGGCTTCCCAGGTGGGCGTCGCCGTGGTTCCGGGCAGCAGCTTCCGCAGCGATCCTTCGGCCCGCACGCCACACGTGCGCTTCGCGTTTCCCAAGCGGCCCGAAACCCTGGAAGAGGTGCGGCGCCGCCTCGGCGCCCTTGCCCCACGTGCCGATGGCTAG
- a CDS encoding bifunctional (p)ppGpp synthetase/guanosine-3',5'-bis(diphosphate) 3'-pyrophosphohydrolase has translation MPPEVQRLIATLRANFPKADLDLVREAYLAAARAHEGQRRASGEPYVMHTVTVATILADLRLDMTTVSAALLHDVLEDTGVELSELRDRFGPEIATLVDGVTKLGKIEWQSREERQAESLRKMFLAMANDIRIVLIKLADRLHNMRTIAPLPEWKRQRTSQETLDIYAPLAERLGIGSVQKELEDLAFQQLEPETYAEITRSLAQAENARQALVDRVVRVLHREIQRSGIKVDPKNITGRPKHIYSIWKKLQRPKYAGQPVERVYDRLGVRVLLDDVKDCYTALGIVHAVWKPIPGEFDDYIASPKTSGYQSLHTAVIHEGEPLEIQIRTHQMHAEAERGIAAHWKYKEGAAQIREVDQKLAWLRQLLEWQQDLADAREFVQSVRLDLFQNEVFVFTPKGDVVDLPAGATPVDFAYRIHTDVGHRCVGAKVNGRLVPLSQKLRTGDIVEISTSKSSAGPSRDWLMFTVTSNARSKIKQWFKRERHEENLARGREMLERELRRTGGVAAAMKPERLEEVIGQFGVSSADELLAAIGNGDLSLLQVAHALRGTLPVEEEPAVPPTVPPAPPGAPQGVRVRGVDNVLMRFARCCTPLPGDRIVGYVTRGRGVAIHRNDCANIAFLRAHPERLLEVEWEPVQERIYQVEVEVEAFDRVGLLKDILAAIAETRTNVLSMNARIRRDKVVVTNVVLDIRNIGQLHAVMQRVEKVPEVFSVARVVPT, from the coding sequence CTGCCGCCTGAGGTCCAGCGTCTCATCGCGACACTGCGGGCCAACTTCCCAAAGGCCGATCTCGATCTCGTGCGCGAGGCCTACCTTGCCGCTGCCAGGGCCCACGAGGGCCAGAGACGCGCCTCGGGCGAACCGTACGTCATGCACACGGTGACCGTGGCGACGATCCTGGCCGATCTGCGCCTCGACATGACCACGGTTTCCGCCGCCCTGTTGCACGACGTGCTCGAGGACACCGGCGTTGAACTATCCGAACTGCGCGACCGGTTCGGCCCCGAGATCGCCACGCTGGTGGACGGCGTCACCAAGCTGGGCAAGATCGAGTGGCAGAGCCGGGAGGAGCGCCAGGCCGAGAGCCTGCGGAAGATGTTCCTGGCAATGGCCAACGACATCCGCATTGTCTTGATAAAGCTGGCCGACCGGCTGCACAACATGCGCACAATAGCGCCGCTCCCGGAGTGGAAGCGCCAGCGTACCTCCCAGGAGACGCTCGACATCTATGCCCCGCTGGCCGAGCGGCTTGGAATAGGCAGCGTCCAGAAGGAGCTCGAGGACCTGGCATTCCAGCAACTCGAGCCCGAGACCTACGCCGAGATCACGCGCTCGCTGGCCCAGGCCGAGAACGCACGGCAGGCGCTGGTGGATCGGGTAGTGCGCGTACTTCACCGCGAGATCCAACGGTCAGGAATAAAGGTGGATCCCAAGAACATCACTGGCCGGCCCAAGCACATATACAGCATCTGGAAGAAGCTCCAGCGCCCCAAGTACGCGGGACAGCCCGTGGAGCGCGTCTACGACCGCCTGGGAGTGCGTGTGCTGCTCGATGACGTGAAGGACTGCTACACCGCGCTCGGCATAGTTCACGCCGTCTGGAAGCCGATCCCGGGGGAGTTCGACGACTACATCGCCAGCCCGAAGACCAGCGGGTACCAGTCGTTGCACACGGCCGTCATCCACGAGGGAGAACCTCTGGAGATCCAGATTCGCACCCATCAGATGCACGCCGAGGCCGAGCGCGGCATCGCCGCCCACTGGAAGTACAAGGAGGGCGCGGCACAGATCCGAGAGGTGGACCAGAAGCTGGCCTGGCTGCGGCAGCTGCTGGAGTGGCAGCAGGACCTGGCCGACGCGCGCGAGTTCGTGCAGTCGGTCCGGCTGGACCTCTTCCAGAATGAGGTCTTCGTCTTCACTCCCAAGGGCGACGTGGTAGACCTGCCGGCCGGCGCGACCCCGGTGGACTTCGCCTACCGCATTCACACCGACGTCGGACACCGTTGCGTCGGGGCCAAGGTGAACGGACGGCTGGTTCCGCTGTCGCAGAAGCTCCGCACCGGCGATATCGTTGAGATCTCCACAAGCAAGAGCAGTGCCGGTCCAAGCCGGGACTGGTTGATGTTCACCGTGACCAGCAACGCCCGATCCAAGATCAAGCAATGGTTCAAGCGCGAGCGACACGAGGAGAACCTGGCCCGCGGCCGGGAGATGCTGGAGCGCGAACTGCGGCGTACCGGCGGCGTGGCAGCGGCGATGAAGCCCGAGCGGCTCGAGGAGGTCATCGGGCAGTTTGGGGTGTCGTCGGCCGACGAGCTGCTGGCCGCGATCGGCAACGGCGACCTCTCGCTCCTACAGGTGGCACACGCGCTGCGGGGCACACTCCCCGTCGAAGAGGAACCGGCGGTGCCCCCCACCGTGCCGCCGGCGCCGCCGGGTGCACCGCAAGGAGTCCGAGTGCGGGGCGTGGACAACGTGCTCATGCGCTTTGCCCGCTGCTGCACCCCGCTGCCAGGCGACCGCATCGTCGGGTACGTGACCCGCGGCCGCGGCGTGGCGATCCACAGGAACGACTGCGCAAATATCGCCTTCCTGCGCGCACATCCCGAGCGCCTGCTCGAGGTGGAATGGGAGCCCGTGCAGGAGCGGATCTACCAGGTGGAGGTGGAGGTGGAGGCGTTCGATCGGGTGGGACTCCTCAAGGACATCTTGGCCGCGATCGCGGAGACGAGGACCAACGTCCTCTCGATGAACGCTCGCATACGGCGGGACAAGGTCGTCGTCACGAACGTCGTATTGGACATCCGTAACATCGGCCAGCTGCACGCGGTCATGCAGCGCGTCGAGAAGGTCCCCGAGGTCTTCAGCGTAGCCAGGGTCGTGCCCACGTAA